CGGTGTGAAATCCACATTAATTACGTCTCCACTCACGTCAAACTATTTTTATACATTTTATCCCAATTTTCTTCCCCTATGGAGATTACCCCCTCTAGTGTGAAACGGCAGGATTTCCGGCTTTTGTTGATTTATTATGTCTCATTTGATTTAGAAAGAAAGGCCTTCTGATTTGAAAGACTCACGGGAAGAAAAGAATCTTGTCTTTATGTTTCTCTCTACAGGATATTCGCAACCGGACTCCTTGGTTTTGCGATAGAAGTTTTATAAAAATTGAATATACTTTTGCGATTTTCTGAGGATACCGAATGCGAAAAAAAGACGAAGCGAAAAACGTCTATTCTCCTAGAAGAGAATGCTCCGTAATTTCTGTGTAAATCTAGTGACAAACGAGTATTGTATCTATACCTTTATTTTCTTGGAATCGTTCGATTTTTTCGGAGGGCAGACTTGAATCCAGCGCACCAATACATAGAAGGATACCTTGCGGAAAACGTGCTTCAATCCGAGACAATCCGTAGGATGAGGCATGTGATCCGGGAATTCAGTCTGAGAGCGCCGAAAGTCTTGGTAACCAAATGCATAGACGGTCGAGTTCACGGTAGCAAACTAAAAGGATACCCTGTCACGACGATCCGTTTCGGTAGAACGGATGGAAACATAGTGTCCACGAATATGAACAATTTCTGGTTCTGGAATCGGATCGATAGAGTGGTCAACGACGCCGTATGCAACACTCCGGGAATGCCGGCTCTTTTCATCGCCTACATGCACCATTCGGACATTCAGGGATTGGGCTGTGCGGCACATCACGGAGACGAGGATGCTGCGCTAAAGGCGATTAGTGAACAGACAAAGGCTGTGAGAAAAGTATTTTCCAAAGATAAACTCTACGTAATCGAAGGAAAAACGAATACGGATCTGATGTCCGAGTCTCTTATTTTCGAAGACGGGAATAAGATAGATACCCGGGAGCTCGTTTCGGAATTCGGATTGAAGATACCTTCGGAAGTATTTCATTCTTTTTTTCTAAAATATCCCGTAAAAGATCCTGCGATCTCCCGCAATGTGAACTTTCGAACTCCGGCGGAACTTTTTTCCGGGAATGTAGCGTCTTTCTTCGATGAATATTCCACTTCCCTTTCCATGAAGTCTTTCCTGATTCGGGAGATATCCGCCATCGTTTCTTCCGAAGAGTATCATTCGCAAAAATTGATCCAGCCGGAAATATTAAATGCGCTCCTTCATAAATTTTCTAAAGTAAAGGATCTTCCCCGTACCTTGCTCGCTCCCCTGCTCTACCAGACTCTCTGGAATTTGTCCTATTCTTGTTACCAAAAGAATAAGATATCCGCATTAGAGGAAGCGGACAGATGGAAATACCTCGACCACGCCGAGGAAATCATTTGTTACGGAGAAGGATTCGAACTTTTACAACGGAACAAAGCCGTATTGGTCAAAACCGGTCGAGGAGAGGATACGAACGCGATCGTAGTAGCCAAAAACGTTTTGGAAAAAAACAGGAAGAAAGATCCGAAACCCTATCCCGTAATCGTGCATCTGAATGTGGAGAATTCCGGGCAACTCAGGATTTGGGAGGATTTCAACGAAAACATCGCGTCTAGAATGAATACGATGCTTCGTAACGTGCATGAAGTATTCACGAACGAAGAAATCGTCATTCTCACCACTTATTCTTATCGAGATCAAAAGAGGTTCTATCCCGTCCGTACGAACGAATCGGACCATCGAATCTCTTATCCGGTAAGTATCATCGAAGGATTAAATAGCGAGGATCGCTTTTCCTCCATCGGCCTGAGAACTCGGGAGGCGTTATACTCGGCGGGAAAGATCGATGTCTCCGCTAAAACCTCGGAGGGTACATAAAAAAGCTTTCCGGGTTGAAGCGGAAAGCTTGTTGAACGGCGAAATTTTAAGAACGAAAGTTTTATGAATTCGTTCTGCTCAGCGTTTCTTTCTTCCTTCTACGAATTTGGAAAGTTCTTCTCGAAAAGAATATTTTCTCTTGCCCATCAGATATCGAAAGGCGCTGATCATCACGTCCGGTCTGGGTGGATCTCCCCCGATAAATAGATCCGGTTCCTTGGGTAATTTTCCCAGTTCGAAAAGTCCTCCGGAAACGGCTTCCGTCCCGCAGGCAATGAGAGCTTTCGTTTCTGGCATCGTATCCCAAGCGATTTGTAGGGGAACTTCCATATTCGGACCGACAGGACCCGCATAGACCAAAGCATCCGCATGCTTAGGAGAAGCTACGACCCGTACCATACTGGCCTCGCTATCGAACACGGCGTTAAAGCTCGCATTGATTTCCGCTTCGGTAGAATTATTTCCGCTAGCAGCGACTTCCCGGTATTGGAATCCGGTGTTCCGAGTGATTTTGCGGAAGGCGTTTACGTTTTCCGTAACGTTTTCGGAATATTCCGTCGGAGTCCCGTCCACATAGGAGACCACAAGAGCTTTTCTATCTACGGAATAAACATGGATAAAACCGGAGTTTTCGATTTTATCCTCTCCGCACGCTTCCGCACAGAGACCGCACTGAAGGCAGGCTCCGTAATCGAATACGATCTCCTTAGCGGAAACGATTTCCACACCTTTAGTCGGACAGACTTTTTCGCAAGCCTTGCATTCCAGACAGGACGTCCCTTTTTTGAAATTCGGGACAGGAATTCCTCTCGCGTTAGGATTCGTGGGCTGGACCTTTTTAAAGTCCATATTCTTAGCCGGTCTGAAAATATTGAGTACTTCGTAAAAGAATTTCATAGATCCACACCTACGTAGCTGAGATTGAAAGATTTATTATTCAAAGGGAAATCTCCGATGTTCTCTCCGCGGACTGCCAGTTCAAGAGCGTGCCAGTTCATTACGGAGGGATCTCTGACATATGCTTCTTGGACAGAGCCTGCGGAGTCCAGTTGCACGGCGATCAAAACAGGCCCTCTCCATCCTTCCGCCGACCCGAAATACACTCCGGGTTTCGGCTTAGAAGCTTTCGCTTTCGCAAAAGCCGCGGCGGCTTTCGGAAATTCGATCAACATAGGAATAGCGGAAGCCAACCATTCACCGCTGTTTTTCAGTTCTTGGTATCTGAGATAAAACCTGGACCAGGCATCTCCTCTCATTTGTCCGGAATGATGTATATCGACGTGGAGAGGTTCAGGGGTCATTTTATAGGAAGGATCATGCTTTCTTAAATCGCGGGACAAACCGGTACATTTTTCCACCATACCTACAAAGCCTAAATTTTTGACCTGCTTTTGCAGTACGGTCCCGCAGACTTGTAGTCTTTCCCGGTTCGTGGATTTTTCCGCGGATCTTTCGAAATGAGAAGCCACATCCTTGGTCACACTCGCGATTCTTCCCGCCAAATCGGATAGAAACTCTGCACTGATCTGTTTTTTCAACCGAACTTTTCCCGGAGATAAGGCGCCTCTTCCGAAGCGGTTTCCGGTCAATGCTTCCATAACACCTAACGGAATCCCTCTTTGCATAGAGCAAACCCCTTGTAAAGGATAGTATCCTACATCGCCTGCGATGGCTCCCATATCTCCTATATGGATCGCGATTCTTTCGATTTCTAAGAGAACGGCACGGGCAAAATCGATCTCTTGCGGAACCGAGATCGCATGAGCGCCTTCGAACGCTTTGCTGAATGCGATACCGTAAGCGATCGTCGAGTCTCCCGAAATTGCTTCTCCGTACGGCGCGATGGAATCCTTGTCCAAGCCTTTCATCAATTCGGTTAGGCCTCTTTTTTGGAATCCCAAACGAATATCTAGATTTTGGATTTCTTCCCCTTTTACGATGAATCGGAAATGCCCGGGTTCTATCACTCCGGCGTGGATCGGACCGACTGCGTGGCTGTAAAAGGAATTCGGCACCGGCACATTAATTCCTCTGTATACTAGATCCTTGATTCCCGACTTAGTTACGAACCTTTCCAGCAAATGTTTTCTATCCTGGGAAAGGTATTTTTCGAAGTCGATGGAAGAATAATCTTCGGGTCCTTGGTCGGTACCGAGGCTATGTCGAAGGATCCAGATCGGATTCGTATGATCTTCAATCAGAGATTTTTCGCTGGCTTTGGATAGAGTTTCCTGCTCGATTCCATCGTTCGTAAGCCAATAACGATGAGTATGCTTGGTCTCTTTATTGTGAAAAATTCCGGTAACAGTTTTCATAAAACCCCCTGGACTAATAAGAAGAAGCCCCAACACCCGGTTCCGAGCAGAAGGAGAAGGAGGAAGAATCCATTGGTCATTCGGATTCGTAAGATCGTCGAATTTTCTTTTTGGAAAGTCCGACCTTTCAAATTCAATAAAGGAGCGATTTTATACAGCATCACTCCGAAAAATACCAATCCGAGGATCGGAACCAAAATCACTAGTCCTTTGCCTCCGATCTGACCCGCTTTGATGAGCACGATATCGTTTACGAACACGGGCGATCCCGGCATGACGAAAGCGAGAAACAGCGAGAGGATAAACAGGGACAAAGCGGGCTTATTGATCGCATCGGACTGGAGAATCTTACCCAACTCCCTCTTGCCCGCGTCCATACGGACGATTCCCATGCTGATGAACAGAAGGGACTTCACGACCAGATTGGAAGCCATTACGAAATAGAATATGTTGTCGCTCAAGTCCATCCAAAGAATCACTGCCAAAGCGCCGGTGTGAAAGAGAGCCACTTTTGCCGATATCCTGCGGATATCATCCCTGTCGTACACTGCGAAGATGCTGATCAGTATCGTGATAATTCCGAGCACTAATAAGCCGTCCGCTCCGCTGAACGTATGCGGGAAAAGCTGATGGTCTAGGTGAACGAAAGGTCTCAATGCGAAGCAAACCGAAACTGGGATAAAGGCGGAAAGCAAAGAGGAAACCTGAGTCGGGCTTTCCCCATACGTATCCTCGATCCAAACGTGGTTCGGAAACAGACCTAACTTTGCGGAGTAACCGAAAATGGCCAGCCAGAGTCCGACTTCCACCCAGATGATCTCTGGATGTTCCGAGATGTTTGCCACGAGCACTTCCACAGGTTGGTTGATTACGTGGAAGGCTGCGAGAATTAGAATGATCCCTAAAAACGCGATACCGAGGCCGAAAGAGTTGATCAAAAGGAATTTCCAAGCGATCGGATAGGACTTAGGCGTCCTACTGGAGGAAATCAGAAGAGAACCAACGAAAGTGGTACCTTCGATCAGGACCCACTGTAGGGTCGCATCTTTTTCGTTCCAGGCGACGAAGTTCAATCCGGCGCAGAGAACGAGGAGCACCGACCAAAAAGGTAAGTTCGTTTGATTCCGGGTAGGAGCGAGAACGTAGGTCAAAAAGACCAGTACAAAAACGGCGAACCCGATTCCGTATAGAATTTCCAAACTCATGCCGAAGTTTCCTCCTTTCCTTTTTCACTATTGATCCGGAGAGCGGCGCCGGCGCCGATGATTAGGACTGCGTCGATGAAGGAACCGAATTCGCTTCCCAGAGGAACTCCCGATTTAAGGAGCAACGTAAGAAGGAAGATCCCGTTTTCGAAGATACTGAAGCAGGCGACGATTCCGAACCAATTTCTCCGAACCACGAAACCTACGAGCCCGACATAGATGAGTAGAAGCACGAAGTGAAATCCGTACGGATGGTCGTTTCCGAAGAAGGAGTGGATCACCCCTATAAACGTATAACTGACGACCGCGCCGATAAAGAGAAGGATCAGCGTCGGAAAGTATCCTACTTTCGGATAAGTGGATTCCGCGGAATTCGTTCTTCTCGCAGTCCAATACAGAATGGCGGGGGTGAGTAGTCCTTTAAAGATGATCACCATCAACGCCAGGAAAACGGAATGAAACGTATCTCCTTTTTCTTCCTGGTACAATGGGATCAATAAAAGGAATCCCTGGATACCGATCAATATGACTAACCGTTTCAGACGGTTTTCTAAAAGAGCGACTACTCCCGTTAAGAGAATGATAAGGTAGCTGAAATCTGTTGCCATTATTTTATCCTAGCTTGAGTAAAATGCCCAAGATCAGCATGAAGATAAAGTTCAACCCGAGCAATTCGGGGATCCAAACCCACTTTCTTCTCGTGCTGTTCGCTTCCCAATAACCGATCAATGCGGACAGGAAAAGGGCTCCCCCGGTTACGGAAAGCTCTCTTACGACCGGATTCGTGATCAGATTCAGGAAGATCTCAACGTGTTCCAAACCCAATTTGGTGATTAGCAGAACCAAGGAAGCCGTTTTCAACTGGTGAGCGAGCTCGAAAAAGGCCCTGGTTCTTCCCGAAGCCTCTAAAAGCATCGCTTCGTGAACCATGGTCAGTTCCAAGTGGGTTCTCGGATCGTCGAACGGGGGTTTTGCGAGATCGGAGAGAACGATTAATAAGGCTCCCATCAAAAACAGAAAGCCGAATGCCAGATTCGGAATGCTCGCTTGGAATACCAGATTCGATTCGAAGACTACAAGAACCAAAATCAGAATCGGTTCCGCCAAAACGTACAAAAGAGTTTCCCTGGCGGCCCCCATTCCTCCGAAAGAGGTTCCGTTTTCCACCGCGTAGGCGACGGTCGCGAACCGAATCATCCCGATCAAAAACGGGACCAAAAGGAGAGAAGCCCATTCGAACGAAACCAAGGACCACAAGGCCACTCCGAACGTGAATACGAAGATCGCCGAACTTTCCGTAAAGAATCCGGAAAAAGGTCCGTCGATCGGATATTTCCGAATCATTCGAATCGTATCGTAAAAGATCTGTAGGACGGGCGCTCCCCTTCTACCCTGTCCGTAGGAGCGGATTTTTTGGATGATCCCTCCGCATAAAAACGGAAGAGTAATGAAGGAAATGACGCGGATCAGTGCATCCACTGGGAAAGAATTTGCTTCCATATATCTCCTTCGGCCAATCGGATCGCGATGATAACGGTCAGAATGGCCAATACGGTTAACGATGAATAAGTCAGATTGATCGAAATGGATTCGTCGTCAGCTCCGACAATTTTCGCCTTTGCTGCGCTGATCGATTTGATCAGAATGCGTGCGAAACTCTGGTCGAATAGGGATATTCCGTTCTTATCCACGAAATATCTTCCTAAGGGGGATAGCAAAGGATCCGAGATCGCGGAAGGGCCGATGGCGACTTCGGCTCCTCCGAATTGACCGCCGCAATCCCAAAGTTTTCTCTGCTTGATTCTATGCCGAAGTCCCAAAACTCCGACCGATAAAAGCAGTACAAATCCGACAAGATTCAAGATTCCGAGTCCGAGGAACCAATCCGCCTCTAGCCAGTCGACTTTCAGGGTCGCATAATGATTTACGAACGCGAAAAAGATCGCAGGAGCCAGGAAAATAAAGGCGCCTATAAAACCGAGAGAGATGGAAACGGGAAGATTTCTTCCGTGGTCTTCGAAGTTTTTTCGGGGTCTGGAAAGTGTGAGACCCAAAAATAATCTTAAATGGGATGCTGCGCCTAACGCCAATCCTGTGCAGACCAGAATCAATAAAGGCAGGACCAACAAAGGACTCGTCCCGGGTATGGCGACTACCGCCGAAAGCAATTTGATGAATGTCGCCTCGGAAAGAAATCCGGTGGTTCCTGGAATCGCGAGGAAACTGAGAGTTCCCAGGCTCGCCAAAAATGTGGGGATTGCGCTACTTCTTCCCACCCCGGTGCTCTCGTCCACTGCCGAAGATCCGGATAGTTTGGAGAGATAACCGAAATAAAGGAATTGAAACGTTTTACTGATACTATGATGGACGAGAGAAATCAAAAATAGAACCGTAAAGGCTTTACTGAGAAGCCTGAGCCCTTCCACTTCGCTGGACTGCCAATAACCGGAAAGCAAAAGGCTCAACCAGAGAAGGTTCATGTTTTCCACCGTGCTGTATGCGATGGATTTTTTGATCTCCTTGCTGAAAAGAGCCGTCATCCCGGCCCAGAGAACTCCGATCGCGGCGATCGGAATCAGAACGGTGGCGTAGAATGTCCCGGATAAAAGAGGCAACGCGAATTTCGAGAAAAGCACTAAAGGAAGATTGACCAATAGGCCGGAATAAGCCGCAGACGCATGAGCGGGAGCTCCCGCATGCGCTTCCGGTAACCAAAAATGGACCCCGAAAAAGGCGGACTTAATCAAAAGGCCGATGATCAGGAAAAACAAACCGACGGCAGGGTCGGAGGCGAAGATCCAAAAGGTGAAGCAAAAAGCACCCACCCCGCCTGCCGAAACCAGAGCGACGAAACTGCGAACCGAAGAGTCCGTCCATTTCCCTCCCAGATACAGGAGGAAGGCGGTAATCGTGGAAAGTTCCCAAAACAGGATGAGCCAAAGGCTTTTTCCTACAAGATAGCACAATCCTGTGCTCAAAAAAAAGAGAGAATATCCCAGTAATACCAGGGGTTTTCTCTCTTTTTCATATCCTGCAACGTAAAGGGAAATGAACGCTCCCAGGAATGCCTGGAGGGATAAACCGATAAAAATCGAGCTATCCGCTCCGAGGAAGTCCACTCCTAATACCCTTCCGATTAGGAAGGGTATTAGTAAGGAAGCCGCGACTGCAAGGTAAGCAAGTATCGTCATAATACTCCCGTTCGATTTTAGAATAACGCGTTGAACTGCACGTAGAACATTTTTGCCTGGGAGGCCGCTCCCGCAGGACCGTAGACCGTAGGCGTGGTCATATGGTTCAGGACCGCAGTGGGCGTTAGGGTCACAGAGCCATCATTTCCAACCGTGTAGGTATACAAAGCGTTCTTTTGGTTTTTAACCGCGCTTCCTGCCGACAAGAATCCTGCTCCGAGCCAAACGGACGTATATTCGCTGATCACGTAATTCCAGGCAAGGTCGAATTCGTTATAGATATTCTTTCCTAATTTGCCTAAGGTATAAACCGTTTGGCCGGAAGAATTCGTTACGCCGTTGTTTGCTTCTGTAGAAGCTCCGGTATTCGCCGTACCGTTGATCGCATACCAAGCGTCCTGCACCTGTGCCTTATCGTTAGAGTAGTACGATACGAAAAAGGTTCCATAGTGCTCCGATTTGTAGGACATATGAACGGATTTGCTGATCAGGTTCTTAACGCCGATGTTTTCGGACAAGCCGGCGACGTTGTTGAAATACGGGATAATACCGAAACGAGGGTTTGCGATCGTTTGGAACGTGGAATTGGTCGCATCTGTACGGTTATGGTCTCCGGAAGCGTACTGGTACTGGACCCCGAGACGCAATCTTTCGAAGAACGTATACCCGGTCTGTAAAACGAAAAACTCTCCGGCATATTTCTGATTTTTGGTACCGGCTACGCTTCCGTTATAAGTGACGCCGTTGACGGTAAGAGGCAATGTCACGTCCTGTCCTGCGACAAGATTGTCCACTCTTGCTCCCGTGGCTCCCGACTGCCAAGCAGCTTCAACGGTCCAATCCCATCCACCCCAAACGGGAATGGATTGGTAATTACTTACGGTCCGGTTGGAAATACGGAAACCCGAAGTGATCAGGTTGTTCTGCTGCTTATTCCAAGCATTCGGCGTCAAATCGGCTCCGGCGGCGGAGGGAGTGGTTAGCGTTCCTGCGGGAGAAATCGGAGTTTTGTGAGTCAAGACTCCGAAGGAATACAGGTCCACTAAAAACCAATCTTTCGCTTTCACCGTATTGTAAGTTCCTGCCAAATATTGGTCCGGATTTCCGGTAGTAGTAACCGTTTTTCCGGTCGTGGGATCAGTGTACGTAATCGGCGAACTAGCGGAAAGCACATTATTCGGACCGCTAGCGTTGGAAACCAACTTGTATCCGAAGAAATGGATGTTAAACGAATCGCGGTCGAACATGATTCTCGCACCGTCGAAGGAAAGACCGTTGATCGTCCAGTTGGCGCCTCCGATCAACCTTTGGTCTCCGTAAACGGGGATTTGGCGACCGATCTGGACTTTCGCATCCAGAGGTAGTTTTTTAATCATGAACCAGGCCTCTCTGATCGAAGTGGCCCCCGCTGGATTGATCGAAGCTTGTCCCGGAACCACGAAGTTTCCGGTGGAAGCAAAGGTATTTGCACGGACGTCCCCGACGGATGCCGGGGTTTCTCCCCCCCAAACTCTGGCGTCCTGAATGTTTACTTTCATGGTAAAGTAAGGACTAGGATCCAAGATGAAAAACAGCTGAGTGGTCTGCATAATCCGGGAAACATTGCCCTTATTTGCGCGATCGAAGCCTAGGTTTTCCCTGTCCTCGTATCTGGGTCGAACATATGCGCCGACCCGTATCCAATCGTTCAGCCATCCTTTCTTATTTGTTGAGAATTTTTTACTGATTTCGGGATCGATCAAGACGGCTCGATTGAATTCGCTAGTGAGTCCCTTTGTTTTCAAGGGAGATACGTAGTTCTCGTCTTCCGCATTGGCGCCGGCAGCAGCAGGTGCTGCGGTCGTCGGTGTCGTCGCAGTCGGCTGAGGTTGCACTTGTATTTGTGGTTGCGCAACTTCTGTCGGCTTATCCTGTCCAAATATTGCAATTGTCGGCAAACCGAACAGAACAAGAGCGGAGACGTGGATCAGAACCGATACAGACGATCGAACCGTCCGGTCCTTTTCAAGATTGGGAATATTCATTTTCTTCCTCCGAGTTTCGTTTTGTTACCGGATCATCCGGATTTTTGATTCATACGCCATGCACGATGGCGAAACTCGCGTTCATCTATTTCGCTTGTCACGAGAAGTCCGGTTCCCGTTTCCGAGAACCGGGTGTCGCTTGGTTTTTATTTACCTTTCTTTAAACTTTTGTTTTTGTATTTAAAGAAACACACTTTGTCCGGTTACGCGCCGAGGATCGTTTTTACTAAGTAATAGTATAACGGAATACCGGCGACAATGTTGATCGGGAATACGATCGAGAGAGCCACCGTTAGGTAAATACTCGGATTTGCTTCCGGAATGGAGCCCTTCATTGCTGCAGGCACCGCGATATAAGAAGCGGAAGCACAAAGCACGGTAAACATGAAGGCGTCTCCGAGAGGCATTCCGATCACTTTTACCAGGATTAGGCCTAAGCTTACGTTGATTACCATGATGATCAAAGTCGCGATGATCAGGAAGGAGCCTACGTGAGCCAATTCCTTGAAGCGTTTTGCCGCGGAGATCCCCATGTCCAAAAGGAA
The sequence above is a segment of the Leptospira fletcheri genome. Coding sequences within it:
- a CDS encoding proton-conducting transporter membrane subunit; amino-acid sequence: MTILAYLAVAASLLIPFLIGRVLGVDFLGADSSIFIGLSLQAFLGAFISLYVAGYEKERKPLVLLGYSLFFLSTGLCYLVGKSLWLILFWELSTITAFLLYLGGKWTDSSVRSFVALVSAGGVGAFCFTFWIFASDPAVGLFFLIIGLLIKSAFFGVHFWLPEAHAGAPAHASAAYSGLLVNLPLVLFSKFALPLLSGTFYATVLIPIAAIGVLWAGMTALFSKEIKKSIAYSTVENMNLLWLSLLLSGYWQSSEVEGLRLLSKAFTVLFLISLVHHSISKTFQFLYFGYLSKLSGSSAVDESTGVGRSSAIPTFLASLGTLSFLAIPGTTGFLSEATFIKLLSAVVAIPGTSPLLVLPLLILVCTGLALGAASHLRLFLGLTLSRPRKNFEDHGRNLPVSISLGFIGAFIFLAPAIFFAFVNHYATLKVDWLEADWFLGLGILNLVGFVLLLSVGVLGLRHRIKQRKLWDCGGQFGGAEVAIGPSAISDPLLSPLGRYFVDKNGISLFDQSFARILIKSISAAKAKIVGADDESISINLTYSSLTVLAILTVIIAIRLAEGDIWKQILSQWMH
- a CDS encoding alginate export family protein, which encodes MNIPNLEKDRTVRSSVSVLIHVSALVLFGLPTIAIFGQDKPTEVAQPQIQVQPQPTATTPTTAAPAAAGANAEDENYVSPLKTKGLTSEFNRAVLIDPEISKKFSTNKKGWLNDWIRVGAYVRPRYEDRENLGFDRANKGNVSRIMQTTQLFFILDPSPYFTMKVNIQDARVWGGETPASVGDVRANTFASTGNFVVPGQASINPAGATSIREAWFMIKKLPLDAKVQIGRQIPVYGDQRLIGGANWTINGLSFDGARIMFDRDSFNIHFFGYKLVSNASGPNNVLSASSPITYTDPTTGKTVTTTGNPDQYLAGTYNTVKAKDWFLVDLYSFGVLTHKTPISPAGTLTTPSAAGADLTPNAWNKQQNNLITSGFRISNRTVSNYQSIPVWGGWDWTVEAAWQSGATGARVDNLVAGQDVTLPLTVNGVTYNGSVAGTKNQKYAGEFFVLQTGYTFFERLRLGVQYQYASGDHNRTDATNSTFQTIANPRFGIIPYFNNVAGLSENIGVKNLISKSVHMSYKSEHYGTFFVSYYSNDKAQVQDAWYAINGTANTGASTEANNGVTNSSGQTVYTLGKLGKNIYNEFDLAWNYVISEYTSVWLGAGFLSAGSAVKNQKNALYTYTVGNDGSVTLTPTAVLNHMTTPTVYGPAGAASQAKMFYVQFNALF
- a CDS encoding formate hydrogenase, producing MATDFSYLIILLTGVVALLENRLKRLVILIGIQGFLLLIPLYQEEKGDTFHSVFLALMVIIFKGLLTPAILYWTARRTNSAESTYPKVGYFPTLILLFIGAVVSYTFIGVIHSFFGNDHPYGFHFVLLLIYVGLVGFVVRRNWFGIVACFSIFENGIFLLTLLLKSGVPLGSEFGSFIDAVLIIGAGAALRINSEKGKEETSA
- a CDS encoding NADH-quinone oxidoreductase subunit H, translated to MEANSFPVDALIRVISFITLPFLCGGIIQKIRSYGQGRRGAPVLQIFYDTIRMIRKYPIDGPFSGFFTESSAIFVFTFGVALWSLVSFEWASLLLVPFLIGMIRFATVAYAVENGTSFGGMGAARETLLYVLAEPILILVLVVFESNLVFQASIPNLAFGFLFLMGALLIVLSDLAKPPFDDPRTHLELTMVHEAMLLEASGRTRAFFELAHQLKTASLVLLITKLGLEHVEIFLNLITNPVVRELSVTGGALFLSALIGYWEANSTRRKWVWIPELLGLNFIFMLILGILLKLG
- a CDS encoding metal (Ni/Fe) hydrogenase large subunit; this encodes MKTVTGIFHNKETKHTHRYWLTNDGIEQETLSKASEKSLIEDHTNPIWILRHSLGTDQGPEDYSSIDFEKYLSQDRKHLLERFVTKSGIKDLVYRGINVPVPNSFYSHAVGPIHAGVIEPGHFRFIVKGEEIQNLDIRLGFQKRGLTELMKGLDKDSIAPYGEAISGDSTIAYGIAFSKAFEGAHAISVPQEIDFARAVLLEIERIAIHIGDMGAIAGDVGYYPLQGVCSMQRGIPLGVMEALTGNRFGRGALSPGKVRLKKQISAEFLSDLAGRIASVTKDVASHFERSAEKSTNRERLQVCGTVLQKQVKNLGFVGMVEKCTGLSRDLRKHDPSYKMTPEPLHVDIHHSGQMRGDAWSRFYLRYQELKNSGEWLASAIPMLIEFPKAAAAFAKAKASKPKPGVYFGSAEGWRGPVLIAVQLDSAGSVQEAYVRDPSVMNWHALELAVRGENIGDFPLNNKSFNLSYVGVDL
- a CDS encoding 4Fe-4S dicluster domain-containing protein, whose product is MKFFYEVLNIFRPAKNMDFKKVQPTNPNARGIPVPNFKKGTSCLECKACEKVCPTKGVEIVSAKEIVFDYGACLQCGLCAEACGEDKIENSGFIHVYSVDRKALVVSYVDGTPTEYSENVTENVNAFRKITRNTGFQYREVAASGNNSTEAEINASFNAVFDSEASMVRVVASPKHADALVYAGPVGPNMEVPLQIAWDTMPETKALIACGTEAVSGGLFELGKLPKEPDLFIGGDPPRPDVMISAFRYLMGKRKYSFREELSKFVEGRKKR
- a CDS encoding proton-conducting transporter membrane subunit, producing MSLEILYGIGFAVFVLVFLTYVLAPTRNQTNLPFWSVLLVLCAGLNFVAWNEKDATLQWVLIEGTTFVGSLLISSSRTPKSYPIAWKFLLINSFGLGIAFLGIILILAAFHVINQPVEVLVANISEHPEIIWVEVGLWLAIFGYSAKLGLFPNHVWIEDTYGESPTQVSSLLSAFIPVSVCFALRPFVHLDHQLFPHTFSGADGLLVLGIITILISIFAVYDRDDIRRISAKVALFHTGALAVILWMDLSDNIFYFVMASNLVVKSLLFISMGIVRMDAGKRELGKILQSDAINKPALSLFILSLFLAFVMPGSPVFVNDIVLIKAGQIGGKGLVILVPILGLVFFGVMLYKIAPLLNLKGRTFQKENSTILRIRMTNGFFLLLLLLGTGCWGFFLLVQGVL